One window from the genome of Lutra lutra chromosome X, mLutLut1.2, whole genome shotgun sequence encodes:
- the GPR50 gene encoding melatonin-related receptor has product MGPTRAVPTPYGCIGCKLPQPDYPPALIIFMFCAMVITIVVDLIGNSMVILAVTKNKKLRNSGNIFVVSLSVADLLVAIYPYPLMLHAMAIGGWDLSQLQCQMVGFITGLSVVGSIFNIVAIAINRYCYICHSLQYERIFSVRNTCIFLVITWIMTVLAVLPNMYIGTIEYDPRTYTCIFNYLNNPVFAVTIVCIHFVLPLLIVGFCYVRIWTKVLAARNPAGQNPDNQLAEVRNFLTMFVIFLLFAVCWCPINVLTVLVAVSPKEMAGKIPNWLYLAAYFIAYFNSCLNAVIYGLLNENFRREYWTIFHAMRHPILFLSGLITDIRETREARALARARARARDQAREQAHEQDRACASPAVEEMPMSARNVPLPGDAAAGQPERASGHPKQASGHSRSASAYRKSVSGHHKSVFSHSKPASGHSKSASGHPKSATVYPKPASVHFKADSVHFKPASVHFKADSVHFKSASSHPKPVTGHHVPASSHSQAAFSPATSHPRPTAGYIKPATTPLESTTADNTEPATTSQLQPVITSHPESPAADHPELTASCHPETTATGHFECDITDLPEPVCSPASGSPESAASLLELAVAAAANLPDPTVTTTTTNDYHKIVVIDVEVDSDEMAV; this is encoded by the coding sequence GCAACATCTTCGTCGTTAGCCTCTCTGTGGCCGACTTGTTGGTAGCCATCTACCCCTACCCTCTGATGCTGCATGCCATGGCTATTGGGGGCTGGGATCTGAGCCAGTTGCAATGCCAGATGGTTGGATTCATCACAGGGCTGAGCGTGGTCGGTTCTATCTTCAACATCGTGGCCATTGCCATCAACCGTTATTGCTACATCTGTCACAGCCTCCAGTACGAGCGGATCTTCAGTGTGCGCAATACCTGCATCTTCCTGGTCATCACCTGGATCATGACCGTCCTGGCTGTCCTGCCCAACATGTATATCGGCACCATTGAGTATGATCCTCGTACCTACACCTGCATCTTCAACTATCTGAACAACCCTGTCTTTGCTGTGACCATCGTCTGCATCCACTTcgtcctccctctgctcatcgtGGGTTTCTGCTACGTGAGGATCTGGACCAAAGTGCTGGCAGCCCGTAACCCGGCTGGGCAGAATCCTGACAACCAGCTTGCTGAGGTTCGCAATTTTCTAACCATGTTTGTGATCTTCCTCCTCTTTGCAGTGTGCTGGTGTCCTATCAACGTGCTCACTGTCTTGGTGGCTGTCAGTCCGAAGGAGATGGCAGGCAAGATCCCCAACTGGCTTTACCTTGCAGCCTACTTCATAGCCTACTTCAACAGCTGCCTCAATGCTGTGATCTACGGGCTCCTCAATGAGAATTTCCGAAGAGAATACTGGACCATCTTCCATGCTATGAGGCACCCTATCCTGTTCCTCTCTGGCCTCATCACTGATATTCGTGAGACTCGGGAGGCCCGTGCCCTGGCCCGTGCCCGTGCCCGCGCCCGAGACCAAGCCCGTGAACAAGCCCATGAACAAGATCGTGCCTGTGCCAGTCCTGCTGTAGAGGAAATGCCTATGAGTGCCCGGAATGTTCCACTACCCGGTGATGCTGCAGCTGGCCAACCTGAACGTGCCTCTGGCCATCCCAAACAGGCTTCTGGACATTCCaggtctgcctctgcctaccgcAAGTCTGTCTCTGGCCACCATAAATCTGTCTTTAGTCACTCTAAGCCGGCTTCTGGTCACTCCAAGTCTGCATCTGGTCACCCCAAGTCTGCCACTGTCTATCCTAAGCCTGCCTCTGTCCACTTTAAGGCTGACTCTGTCCATTTCAAGCCTGCCTCTGTCCATTTCAAGGCTGACTCTGTCCATTTCAAGTCTGCCTCCAGCCACCCTAAACCTGTCACTGGCCACCATGTTCCTGCCAGCAGCCACTCCCAGGCTGCCTTCAGCCCTGCCACCAGCCACCCTAGACCCACAGCTGGCTACATCAAGCCTGCTACCACCCCCCTTGAGTCCACCACTGCTGATAATACTGAGCCTGCTACCACCAGCCAACTCCAACCAGTGATCACCAGCCACCCTGAGTCTCCCGCTGCTGACCACCCTGAGCTTACTGCCTCATGTCACCCTGAGACCACCGCTACCGGCCACTTCGAGTGTGACATCACTGACCTCCCTGAGCCTGTCTGCAGCCCTGCCAGTGGTTCCCCcgagtctgctgccagtctactGGAGCTTGCAGTCGCCGCTGCTGCCAACCTTCCTGACCCCACTGTGaccaccactaccaccaatgATTACCATAAGATTGTGGTTATTGATGTTGAAGTTGATTCTGATGAAATGGCTGTGTGA